In the Blautia coccoides genome, CGGTTCCGGAAAAAGTGTTACCTCTCTTTCTGTTATGGGATTGATCCGTGACCCGGGCCGTGTGGCAGGGGGAGAGATCCTGTTTGGCGGAGAGAATCTGCTAAAGAAAAACACTAAGGAGATGCAGGCGATCCGGGGCGATAAAATCTCTATGATCTTCCAGGAGCCTATGACTTCCCTGAATCCGGTGTATAGGGTGAAGGATCAGATCATGGAGACGATTCTGACACATACCACCATGAGTAAAAAACAGGCTCTGGCAAGAGCCATAGAAATGCTGGATCTGGTAGGTATACCCGCACCGGAACAGCGAGTGAATGACTATCCCCACCAGATGTCCGGCGGTATGCGCCAGCGTGTCATGATCGCCATGGCGCTGGCCTGCGATCCGGAGCTGCTGATCGCCGATGAGCCTACAACCGCTCTTGATGTGACGATCCAGGCCCAGATCCTGGACCTGATCAACCGCCTGAGAGAAAAGCTGGGTATGGCAGTGCTTCTCATCACCCATGATCTGGGTGTTGTGGCTGAGACTGCTGACAAAGTGGTGGTTATGTACTGCGGCCGTGTGGTGGAGCAGGCGACCGTGGAGCAGCTCTTTACAAAACCACTGCATCCCTATACACAGGGACTTCTGGATTCCATCCCCAAAATGGATGAGGACAAAGAGCGCCTGTATATGATCAAGGGTATCGTACCGGACCCCATCCATCTGCCCAAGGGATGCTCTTTTGCTGACCGGTGTGACAAATGTATGGAGAAATGTAAAGAGCACATGCCAAAGCTGGCCCGGACAGAAGACGGAAGAAAAGTAAGGTGCTTCCTGATAAGTGATGAAGTGGAGGGTGAGTAAGATGAGTGAAGAGAAAAAAGAAGTTCTTTTGGAGGTGAAGCACCTAAAAAAATACTTCGATGTTGAGACAAATTTCTTCGGAAAACCCACCGCTGTTCTGAAAGCTGTGGATGATGTGTCATTTAAGATCTATAAGGGAGAGGCTCTGGGATTGGTAGGAGAGTCAGGCTGCGGCAAGTCCACCATCGGCAAAATGCTGGTGGATCTATATAAGCCCACCGCGGGTGAGATCCTGTACGATGGAAAAGATATCTCCAAGCTCTCCACAAAGGAGAGGCGGAAATACTGTAAGGATATCCAGTTGATCTTCCAGGACCCGTACGCGTCCCTCAATCCCCGTATGACAGTTGGTGATATTATCGGTGAGCCGATCCGTATCAATAAACTGATGCCGGAAGACCAGGTGGAGGACAGAGTGACATATCTGATGAACTGTGTAGGTCTTGCAAACCATCAGAGAAACCGTTATCCTCACGAGTTCTCAGGCGGACAGAGGCAGAGAGTGGGAATTGCCCGCGCGCTGGCTGTTCAGCCCAAGCTGATCGTCTGTGATGAACCGGTATCTGCCCTGGATGTTTCCATTCAGGCACAGGTGCTGAACCTGTTGGATGATCTGAAGGAGGAGTTTGGCCTTACTTATCTGTTCATTGCCCATGGACTTAACGTAGTAAAGCACATCAGTGACCGAGTGGGAGTCATGTACCTGGGCAAACTGATGGAGGTGGCAGATAAGCGTGAAATCTATGATGATCCGCTGAACCCTTACACCCAGGCACTGCTGTCAGCCATTCCTTCTACAGATATCACAAAGAAAAAAGAAAGGATCATTCTGACAGGGGATGTCCCCACTCCCATCAATCCCCCTGCAGGCTGCCGTTTCTGCTCCCGCTGTTTTAAAAAGACCAAGGGATGTGACACCGTGATCCCTGAATTAAAGGACAACGGAAACGGGCATCTGGTTGCCTGTCATCTCTATGACAAATAAAAGCTTTCCTGTGAATACAGATACAGCCCCGGCACTTTAAAATGCCGGGGCTGTATTTCATAAGAAGAAGTTTATGTAACTTTAATAAATAGATTTGTTGACACTTATCCTGTAAAGACATATAATTTTTACATTAGACTGACCGGTCAGTCGGTCAATCCATAAAGAATACAGGAGGACTTCAAATGTTATCACGTTTCAGTGTGAAAAAGCCCTATACCGTCGTTGTGGCGGTGGTGCTGGTGATTCTTTTGGGAGTGGTGTCTGTGACAAAGATGAACACAGATTTACTTCCCAGTATGAATCTGCCCTATGCAATCGTAATGACCACTTATGTGGGCGCCAGCCCGGAATCGGTGGAGGAGACTGTTACTAAGCCCATTGAACAGAGTATGGCGACAGTCAGTAATATTAAGAATGTAAGCTCTGTTTCCAGAGAAAATGTATCCCTGGTGATCCTGGAGTTTGAGGAGACTACCAACATGGATTCCGTGTCACTGGAGATGAGGGAGAATCTGGATCAGATAAAGGGATATTGGGATGATTCCGTGAGCAATCCCATTATCATGAAACTGAATCCAGATATGCTGCCGGTTCTGGTGGCAGCAGTGGATGTGGATGATATGACAGCTGCGGAACTTACCGATTACATAGAAGATAACGTACAGCCCAATATCGAGAGTATTGACGGGGTTGCCAGGGTTTCCCAGAGCGGCGGCGTCACCGAGAGCGTTGAAGTGCGGATCGATCAGGAAAAGCTGGATGCCATGAACCAGAAGGTTCAGGACGCTATAAACGGTAAGTTTGCCGAGGAGGAACAGAAGCTTGAAGATGCCCAGGCCGAACTTGATTCCGGCAGAAGTGAGCTGGAGAACGGCCAGAGTGAACTGGAAAGCGGCCAGAATGAAGCGGCATCCCAGATCGGAGAGGGAAGCGGACAGCTCTCACAGGCACAGAGTGAACTGACCAAAAGTGCGGCAGAGGTGGATGTGCAGCTTCAGAACCTGGAGAGCAAGCAGGCAGAGCTTGACAGCCAGTCAAAACTTTTGCAGGCCACAGAGGAGGGTCTGAACCTCACTGTGGAAAAGCTGACTGAGGCAAAGAATAAACTTCTGGAGGCTCAGGATGGAAGCCAAAAGCTGGAAGAAGGAATTGCGGCGGTCCAGGGACAGATAGAGGAACTGGAGGCACAGTTAAGTGCCCTGACGCCGGAGAAGCCTGACAGTATGACAGATGAAGAGTGGCAGCAGGCCATTGACCAGCTGACTGCTGCGAAAGAGGAGATGGAGAACCAAAAGGCAGGGATGGAGCAGCAGCTTGCGGCACTGAATGAACAGCTCTCTAAGCTGGACCCTGTAGAGGTAGTGGATAAAGGCCTGGATGCGGCCAATAAAGGGCTGCAGGAGATCGCAGGTGCCAAAGCTCAGCTTGTGGAAGGCCAGACTCAGTTAAGCGCAGGGATCCAGAAGCTGCAGGAGGCAAAAGCCCAGATCGAGGCAGGCCAGTCCCAGATGAGCGCAGCCCAGATCCAGCTTGAAACACAGAAGATCATGGCTTCTATCCAGCTCAGCTCCGCTTCCTCAAAAATTGCCATGGGGACAGCCCAGTTAGAGGCGGCCCAGTCCCAGCTTGACTCAGGAAGGGATCAGCTTGACGAGGCAAAAGAGCAGGCCCAGGATAAGGCGGATCTGAATACCATCCTGACGTCTGATATGGTAAAAGGTATTCTCACAGCGGAGAACTTTGCCATGCCCGCAGGCTATGTGGCGGAAGACGGCAAGGAGTATCTGGTCAGGGTTGGAGACAAGGTGCAGGATGTGGACAGTCTGGGAGATCTGGTCCTGCTGGATCTGAAGCTGGACGGACTGGCATCCATACGCCTTTCTGATGTGGCAGACATTAGTGTCACAGATGACTCTGCGGATGTATATGCAAAGATCAACGGCAATCCGGGTGTGATGCTTTCCATAGAAAAACAGACAGGATATTCCACAGGTGAAGTGGCAGATAAGATTTTGGACCGCATGGATGAACTGGAGAAGGGAAATGACGGTCTGCATTTTACAACGCTGATGAACCAGGGAATCTATATTGATATGGTGGTGAATTCCGTTCTGCAGAATATGCTCTTCGGAGGCATTCTCGCCATTTTGGTACTGTTTTTATTCCTGCGTGATATTAAGCCGACTTTTGTCATTGCCTGCTCCATACCTATCAGTGTGGTGACAGCTCTGGTGCTCATGTATTTTTCAGGAGTGACATTAAATATCATATCCCTTTCAGGCCTTGCCCTTGGTGTAGGTATGCTGGTAGATAACTCCATTGTGGTCATTGAGAATATATACCGTATGAGGAGTATGGGGATACCTGCCAGAAAAGCCGCTGTGGAGGGCGCAAAACAGGTGGCAGGAGCCATTGTCTCTTCCACCCTGACAACAGTGTGCGTGTTCGCGCCGATTGTATTTACAGAGGGGATCACCCGTCAGCTTTTCGTGGATATGGGACTGACGATCGGCTTTTCTCTGGCAGCCAGCCTTGTTGTGGCGCTGACCTTGGTGCCTATGATGTCTGCGGGACTTTTGAAGAGAGCTGAGGCGAAACCGTCAAAACTTCTGGATAAAGTACAGAACTTTTACGGGCGTATGATCCATAAGACATTGACCCATAAAGCCTGGGTGCTTTTGGGAGCGCTGGTGTTATTTTTAGGAAGTATGTACCTTTCCGTGCGCAAGGGTACAGAATTTTTCCCGTCCATGGAGAGTACACAGGCCAGCATGACTGTGACCACGGACAAGGGAACACCTCTGAAGGAGACCGCCGCAAAGGCGGATGAGATCATAGACAGGATCTCAGATATAGACGATATTGAGACCATCGGTGCCATGGCAGGCGGTTCCTCCATGTCAATGGGCGGAAGTTCCACCAATCAGGTTACCATGTATCTGGTACTGAAGGAAGATAAAAAGCTGAACAATGAGAAACTGGAAAAGGAGATTTTAAAGAGGACCAAAGACGTGGAAGGCTGTGAGGTAGTGGTCTCCACTTCCAATATGGATATGAGTGCCCTCGGGGGCAGCGGCCTGCAGATCGAGATCAAGGGAAAAGACCTGGAACAGCTCCAGGAGATCGCCACAGACCTGGCCGGTAAAATAGAAAAAGTAAAGGGCACCCAGAATGTGGATGACGGTATGGAGGAGACAGATGCCCAGTATAAGGTGGTCGTGGATAAAGCAAAAGCTATGCGCAATGGTTTGACCGTGGCGCAGGTGTTCCAGGAGATCAACAAGAAGATCGCAGAGGCCACAAAGGCTACCACGATCCAAACGGCAACCAAGGACTATGATGTGTATGTGAGAAGTGAAAAGGATGAGTCTCTTACAAGAGAACAGATTGCGGACATAACCATCCAGACCACCAACGCGGAAGGAAAGACAGAGGAGATCAAAGTGGGAGATATCGCAGACTTTGAAGACTCCGTAAGCCCTCAGGCCATCAACAGGGACGGCCAGTCACGCTATATGTCCGTGACCGCAGAGATTGCAACCGGTTATAATATCGGACTTGTAAGCCAGGATGTTCAGAAGATCCTTGATAAGTATACCCCTCCGGAGGGCTACACCATAGAAATGAAAGGTGAAGATGAGAGTATTAACGAGGCCATGGGACAGCTTCTTCAGATGCTTGCACTGGCACTGGTGTTCATGTATCTGATCATGGTGGCACAATTCCAGTCTCTGCTCTCTCCTTTTATCATCATGTTCACCATTCCTCTGGCGTTTACAGGAGGATTTTTGGGCCTGCTTGTGGGGAATAAGCCGGTGAGTATCGTGGCAATGGTAGGATTTGTCATGCTGTCAGGTATCATTGTAAACAATGGTATTGTGCTAGTGGATTACATCAACCAGCTCCGCAAGGACGGTATGGAGAAGAGGGCGGCGATCGAGGAAGCAGGCCGTGCCCGTCTGCGTCCTATCGTGATGACAGCGCTCACCACTATTCTTGGCCTTACCACCATGGCTATGGGCATGGGTATGGGCGCGGATATGGTGCAGCCAATGGCGATCGTCACCATCGGAGGTCTGATCTACGGTACACTGCTGACGCTGTTTGTAGTGCCGTGTATTTATGATATACTGAACCGGCGTCATTATAAAAAAGATGAGGAGAGATTAGTGGATGAAGGAGAAGCTCAGTGAGAAAGAACTGGCACTTTTTCAGGCAGTCATTGACCTGATAGAGGAAGATGTGGATATTCACTCCATTAAAGTATCTGACATTACCAACCGGGCCGGAATCGGAAAAGGTACGGCTTACGAATACTTTTCCAGTAAGGAGGAGATGGTGGCCAAGGCCATCATCTGGTCCGGGGAGAAACTGTTTCAGAAGATCATGGGGATCCTGAGAACGACCGGAAGCCTGAAGGGACAGATCATGGCAGTGCTGGATTTCATCGAGACAGAGATGAGTGAGAGCAGATGCAGCACTCAGCTTATGCGCCTGCAGGGACAGGAATGTAAGATGAAAGAGAATTTGTACAGGGAATTTGCAAAATTCGGCGGCCCTCAGTGCCAGGTGGAACGTGTGCTGCACATTCTGATGGAGCAGGGAAAAAAAGAGGGGACCATTCCCGCGGATATGCCGGAGACATTTGTGACCATGGTGTTGATGTCCGGATTTATGAGTTATTTTGTATATCTGCTTCAGGACCTGGAAACAGAGGAGGTGCCAAGGGAGCGGACAAAGGACTTTTTGCAGAGAAATATTCTGCTGTCTTTCGGCAGCAGCGAAATACAGAAATAAGGAAGAGGGAATCTTGCTTACCGCAGGATTCCCTCTTCTCTGGTATGAAAGGTTTTATTTTCTATAGACAAATGCGGGCAGGCCGTCTGTACCTGTGGGAACATCAACAGTTCCCTGAATGAGGGGAAGGGCATAGATGATGAAATCATCACTTATGTCTGAGCCTTCCCTGGTGATCCATTCCACGGGGACGGTCTTTTCTTTATTACAGATTTCATTTACATCCTCCAGGCCAAGAGTGATGGCGTAGGGGAGGTTGCAAGTCCTTTTGTAAGCTACCATTTTCCCTGTATATCCTCTGAGTGCTGCGCGGACGCCGAACTCACCGGCCATAACAGCTTCCTTCTGGTCTGCTGCAGACATCATGGAAGAGGAGCAGCGCTGGCTTACATTCAATTCAACGGAACGGGCCTTTACACCAAGGCGGTTTCTCACCAGATTCTCCAGATATTTACCGCATCCGGCCAGCATCTTATGGCCAAAGGTGTCTGTTCCTACGTTGTTGTCATACTCACAGATAAAGGTTCCCTTGTCATCATGAATGCCTTCGGAAACGCACACAATGACGTTAGGTGTCTTTTCAAAGCATTCTTCCACTTTTTTTAGGAATGCCTCCTGGTCAAAGGCTGTTTCCGGCAGATAGATGAGAAGAGGGTTGTCCCCTTTATACTTTCTTGCCAGGGCGGAAGCGGCTGTGAGCCAGCCCGCGTGGCGTCCCATGATCTCTATGATAGTCACAGATTTTTTCTCATATACATTGGCGTCGATGACAATTTCCCGCACAGTGGAGGCTACATATCTGGCAGCGCTTCCGAAACCGGGTGTGTGGTCTGTGAGGACCAGATCGTTATCCACGGTCTTCGGCTCTCCGATGAAACGGATATCACTGCCTGCAGAAGCGGCATAGCGTGAGAGCTTGCTCACAGTATCCATGGAGTCATTGCCTCCGATATAGAAGACATACCCTATCTGCAGTTCCTCGAATTTTGCGAACAGTTCCGGATAGACCGGGTCGGATAAATCCTCCGGCAGCTTATAGCGGCAGGAACCAAGATAAGCACCGGGTGTTGTTTTCAGTCCTTCCAGTGTATCACCGGGAAGAGCATCTTCGAAATCCAGGATATGCCCCTCCAAAAACCCCTCGATCCCGTTTACCATTCCATAGACACGTCCGATAAATTCTTTTTGGCGAAGGCCCTCAGATACCACACCGTACAGGCTGCTGTTGATAGCAGCGGTTGGTCCTCCGGACTGGCCGACGATCATATTTTTCATTTCCATAATTCTGTATCCACTGTATAATTGCAATATTTGATGTAACTGTTGGGAATTCTCACAGTTAGTAATATTCCGGCAATTATACCCTCCTTTCCATATGAATCAGAAATTTTGCTACAAATATATCATACCATAGATATCCAGGAGTGAAAACAGAAATTTGTAAACATACTCCATATTTTTCTTGCTATTTTGGTAAAGCTGTGGTAAAGTATGGCATGTATGGAAGACAGATAAAGGTGAAGATTTCCATGCAAATATTTCCGGCAATTTAATTGCCTTATTGATTGAGTTAGAAGCTCAAATTTTATAAGTTGGTTACTTTATAACTAGTGCGTATACAAAACGTCAAACTTGTGAAACGGTCAATAAGAGTATTAAAAGTATAAATATTTGCTATATAGACTCTAAACCATATCTGTTTTTATAAAAAAGAATAAAAGCCATGTTTACCCTGAACGGGTCTTATTTGAGGGCCGGTATGAGCAGGGGGAGCGGTGGATTTCTATAAAAATGAACAGAAGCAAGCATAGGACTATGTATACGATCCTGCTTGCTTTTTTTGTGTTCAAAATTACAGCACACCCGTGTGCAGGCAGGAATCGGAAAAGGAGGTCGAAATGTCAGAATTGAATCAGGAACGGGCGCCCATCTATGAGGCGCTGGAACGTTTCAGGAAAATGCGGGTCGTGCCCTTTGATGTTCCGGGACATAAGCACGGAAAAGGAAATCCGGAACTGGTGGAACTTCTGGGAGAAAAATGTGTGGGGATCGACGTGAATTCCATGAAGCCGCTGGACAATCTCTGCCACCCTGTCTCTGTGATCAGAGAGGCGGAGGAGCTGGCGGCAGAGGCATTCGGCGCGGCTCATGCGTTCCTCATGGTGGGAGGGACCACATCCTCTGTACAGAGCATGGTTTTATCCTGCTGTAAGCGGGGAGATAAGATTATCATGCCCAGAAATGTGCACAGAAGTGCCATCAATGCCTTGGTTCTCTGCGGTGCGCAGCCAATATATGTGAATCCCGATGTGGACTGCAGGCTGGGAATCTCCCTGGGCATGCGGCTGGAACAGGTGGAGGCTGCCATACGGAACAACCCGGACGCAGTGGCTGTGTTTGTCAATAATCCCACGTATTACGGAGTCTGTTCAGACCTGCGCTCTATTGTAAAGCTGGCTCACGAACACGGTATGTTGGTGCTGGCTGATGAGGCCCATGGAACACATTTTTATTTCGGGGAGGGTCTTCCCGTATCCGCCATGGCTGCCGGGGCTGATATAACGGCAGTGAGTATGCACAAGTCAGGAGGAAGCCTGACACAGAGTTCTTTTCTTCTGACAGGCCCGGGAGTCAGTGTCGGACATGTGCGGCAGATCATCAATCTGACCCAGACCACAAGCGGGTCCTACCTGCTGCTCTCAAGCCTTGATATCTCCAGGAGAAATCTGGCTCTTCGAGGACGCCGGGAGTTTGAGAAGGTGATCGATCTTGCGGAATATGCCAGAGAGGAGATCAACAATATCGGCGGTTATTATGCCTTTTCCCAGGACCTGGTAAACGGCAACAGTATCTTTGCCTTTGACCGAACCAAGCTCTCTGTACATACCCTGGAGATTGGACTTGCGGGAATCGAAGTCTATGACATTCTGCGGGATGAGTATGATATCCAGATTGAGTTCGGTGATATTGGAAATATTCTGGCCTATCTGTCCATTGGGGACCGCAGACAGGAGGTGGAGCGTCTGGTGAGCGCCCTGGCGGAGGTAAAGCGGAGGTACAAAAAAGACCGGGCCGGCATGCTGTCTCAGGAATATATAGATCCCAAGGTAGTGGCAACGCCTCAGGAAGCCTTCTATGCGCCAAAGGAATCCCTGCCTTTGGAACAGACAGCCGGAAGGATATGCAGTGAGTTTGTCATGTGTTATCCACCGGGAATCCCGATCCTGGCTCCCGGGGAAGAGATAACAGAGGATATTTTGGATTACATAGTCTATGCAAAAGAAAAAGGATGTTCCATGACAGGACCTGAAGACCCGGGGATCAGGCATCTCAATGTGCTGAAGGGAGGGGCTGTATGATGGAAATGTGGTTTTCCGATGTGCACACGCCAAATGTAAAATTATCCATCCGGGTGGATGAACAGCTTTTTTCCGCCAACAGTGAGCTGCAGCGGCTGGATGTGCTGAGTTCCAGGGAATTCGGAAAGATACTGGTGGTAGACGGGGACCTGGCCCTGACCGAGAAGGATGAGTTTATATATCATGAAATGATAAGCCATGTGCCCATGGCTGTCCATCCCAATGTGAAGCAGATCCTTGTCATCGGCGGCGGTGACGGCGGCGTTGTCCGGGAACTGGCAAAATATGAGGATGTGGAGCAGATCGATGTGGTGGAGGCAGACCCGCTTCTGGTGGAAGTCTGCAGAAGGTATTTTCCGCAGATGGCTTGCAGCCTCAATGACAGAAGGGTGAATATCTATCATGAGGACGGCCTGAAGTTTATCCGCAGCCGTTCGGATGCCTATGATCTGATCATCATTGACTCCCCCAATCCCTTCGGGGCAGCAGAGGGGCTGTTCACAAAAGAATTTTACGGGAACTGCTTCAACGCTCTTCACGAGGATGGAATCATGATCAACCAGCACGAGAGTCCTTTTTACGATGAGGAGGCTTTCTGGTGTCTTCGGATGCATAAGAGGATCGTGGAATCCTTTCCTGTGAGCAGGGTATACCAGGCGCATATTCCATCCTATCCCTCCGGACACTGGCTGTTCGGTTTTGCTTCAAAAAAATATCATCCGGTGGATGACCTGGACGGGGTCCGGTGGAAGCTTTTGGGAATACATACCAGATATTATCTGCCCAGGCTTCACGCGGGCGTCTTTGCACTGCCGGCTTATGTGGAGGAGATGTTAAAAGATGTTGAGTAAAAATATTGTGAATTTTATTGGATGTGACGGGGAGTATGAGGAGTCGCGGATCGTTCTGTTTGGAGCGCCTTTTGATTCCACCACATCCTTCCGCCCGGGAACCCGTTTTGGAAGCCAGGCCATCAGAAATGAATCCTACGGGCTGGAGACGTACAGTCCTTATCAGAAAAAAGATCTGACGGACTTTAAAATATTTGACAGCGGAGATCTGGAACTTCCCATTGGGGATACCGTGCGGGTTCTGGAGGAGATTGAAGGCCGGGCCGGAGAAATTTTAAAGGACAAAAAGCTGCCTTTTATGATCGGCGGGGAGCATCTGGTGACTCTGGGAAGCGTGCGTGCAGCAGTGAAGAAATATCCTGATCTGTGTATCGTACACTTTGATGCCCATGCAGATCTTCGGGAGGACTATCTCGGGGTGGAGCTTTCCCACGCCTGCGTGCTGAGACGGTGCTGGGAGCTGGTGGGAGATGACCGCATTTTCCAGTTTGGCATCCGTTCCGGCGACAGGGAAGAATTTCTATGGGCAGAGGATGGGCATGTGAAGATGCATCCCTTTGACCTGGATGGGCATTCTGAGGTGATCCAAAGACTTTTGGGAAGACCGGTGTATTTTACACTGGATCTTGATGTGCTGGACCCCTCTGTATTTCCCGGGACAGGGACTCCGGAGGCCGGCGGGGTTTCCTTTCAGGAACTTCTGCAGGCAGTTCTGGCAGTGTGCAGGGGATGCAGGGTTGTGGCATGTGATGTAAATGAGCTGTGTCCGCCTTTTGACCAGAGCGGAGTGTCCACAGCAACAGCGGGAAAAATCGTGAGGGAAATGCTGCTTGCGCTGTAAATATCCAGCCGGCCAAACAGAAACCTCATGCTTTCATAAAAAAGTAAACCACAGGAGGAAAAAAATATGGGAAAAGTAATGGTGATCGGTTGCGGCGGTGTGGCAGGAGTGGCAATCCGTAAATGCTGTGCCAACAGCCAGGTATTTGATGAAGTCTGCATTGCCAGCAGGACACTGTCAAAATGTGATGCATTAAAGGCAGAACTGGAGGGCAGGACAGAGACAAAGATCACAACCGCGCAGGTGGATGCGGGCAATGTCGCGGAGCTGACAGCTCTGATCAAGAGGGAAAAGCCCCAGGTGGTTTTGAATCTGGCCCTTCCATATCAGGATCTGACCATCATGGAGGCCTGCCTAGCAGCAAAAACCCACTATATGGATACTGCCAATTACGAACCGGAGGATACGGCGAAATTTGAATACAAATGGCAGTGGGCCTACAGGGAGAAATTTGAGAAGGCCGGTATCACCGCACTGCTGGGAAGCGGATTTGACCCGGGTGTCACAGGTGTATTCTCTGCATACGCCCTGAAACATTATTTTGATGAGATAAACTACATCGATATCCTGGATTGTAACGGGGGAGACCACGGGTATCCCTTTGCCACAAATTTCAATCCGGAGATCAACATCCGGGAGGTTTCCGCCAAAGGTTCCTATTGGGAGGACGGTCACTGGGTGGAGACAGAACCCATGGAGATCAAACGCGTTTACAATTTTGAGGAAGTGGGGGAGAAGGATATGTATCTGCTCCACCACGAGGAACTGGAGTCCCTGGCGCTGAATATTCCGGGGATCAAGAGAATCCGCTTTTTCATGACATTTGGAGAGAGCTATCTCACACATTTGAAATGTCTGGAGAATGTGGGCATGACATCCATTGAACCGATCCTGTATGAGGGAAAAGAGATCGTGCCGCTCCAGTTTTTAAAAGCAGTGCTTCCCGACCCGGCAACTTTGGGGCCGAGAACAAAAGGCAAGACCAATATCGGATGTATCTTCATAGGAAAGAAGGACGGGAAGGAGCGA is a window encoding:
- a CDS encoding ABC transporter ATP-binding protein, which produces MLLEVKDLETEFKVKRGTVKAVNGVSFEVDKGEILAVVGESGSGKSVTSLSVMGLIRDPGRVAGGEILFGGENLLKKNTKEMQAIRGDKISMIFQEPMTSLNPVYRVKDQIMETILTHTTMSKKQALARAIEMLDLVGIPAPEQRVNDYPHQMSGGMRQRVMIAMALACDPELLIADEPTTALDVTIQAQILDLINRLREKLGMAVLLITHDLGVVAETADKVVVMYCGRVVEQATVEQLFTKPLHPYTQGLLDSIPKMDEDKERLYMIKGIVPDPIHLPKGCSFADRCDKCMEKCKEHMPKLARTEDGRKVRCFLISDEVEGE
- a CDS encoding efflux RND transporter permease subunit, which codes for MLSRFSVKKPYTVVVAVVLVILLGVVSVTKMNTDLLPSMNLPYAIVMTTYVGASPESVEETVTKPIEQSMATVSNIKNVSSVSRENVSLVILEFEETTNMDSVSLEMRENLDQIKGYWDDSVSNPIIMKLNPDMLPVLVAAVDVDDMTAAELTDYIEDNVQPNIESIDGVARVSQSGGVTESVEVRIDQEKLDAMNQKVQDAINGKFAEEEQKLEDAQAELDSGRSELENGQSELESGQNEAASQIGEGSGQLSQAQSELTKSAAEVDVQLQNLESKQAELDSQSKLLQATEEGLNLTVEKLTEAKNKLLEAQDGSQKLEEGIAAVQGQIEELEAQLSALTPEKPDSMTDEEWQQAIDQLTAAKEEMENQKAGMEQQLAALNEQLSKLDPVEVVDKGLDAANKGLQEIAGAKAQLVEGQTQLSAGIQKLQEAKAQIEAGQSQMSAAQIQLETQKIMASIQLSSASSKIAMGTAQLEAAQSQLDSGRDQLDEAKEQAQDKADLNTILTSDMVKGILTAENFAMPAGYVAEDGKEYLVRVGDKVQDVDSLGDLVLLDLKLDGLASIRLSDVADISVTDDSADVYAKINGNPGVMLSIEKQTGYSTGEVADKILDRMDELEKGNDGLHFTTLMNQGIYIDMVVNSVLQNMLFGGILAILVLFLFLRDIKPTFVIACSIPISVVTALVLMYFSGVTLNIISLSGLALGVGMLVDNSIVVIENIYRMRSMGIPARKAAVEGAKQVAGAIVSSTLTTVCVFAPIVFTEGITRQLFVDMGLTIGFSLAASLVVALTLVPMMSAGLLKRAEAKPSKLLDKVQNFYGRMIHKTLTHKAWVLLGALVLFLGSMYLSVRKGTEFFPSMESTQASMTVTTDKGTPLKETAAKADEIIDRISDIDDIETIGAMAGGSSMSMGGSSTNQVTMYLVLKEDKKLNNEKLEKEILKRTKDVEGCEVVVSTSNMDMSALGGSGLQIEIKGKDLEQLQEIATDLAGKIEKVKGTQNVDDGMEETDAQYKVVVDKAKAMRNGLTVAQVFQEINKKIAEATKATTIQTATKDYDVYVRSEKDESLTREQIADITIQTTNAEGKTEEIKVGDIADFEDSVSPQAINRDGQSRYMSVTAEIATGYNIGLVSQDVQKILDKYTPPEGYTIEMKGEDESINEAMGQLLQMLALALVFMYLIMVAQFQSLLSPFIIMFTIPLAFTGGFLGLLVGNKPVSIVAMVGFVMLSGIIVNNGIVLVDYINQLRKDGMEKRAAIEEAGRARLRPIVMTALTTILGLTTMAMGMGMGADMVQPMAIVTIGGLIYGTLLTLFVVPCIYDILNRRHYKKDEERLVDEGEAQ
- a CDS encoding TetR/AcrR family transcriptional regulator, with product MKEKLSEKELALFQAVIDLIEEDVDIHSIKVSDITNRAGIGKGTAYEYFSSKEEMVAKAIIWSGEKLFQKIMGILRTTGSLKGQIMAVLDFIETEMSESRCSTQLMRLQGQECKMKENLYREFAKFGGPQCQVERVLHILMEQGKKEGTIPADMPETFVTMVLMSGFMSYFVYLLQDLETEEVPRERTKDFLQRNILLSFGSSEIQK
- a CDS encoding 6-phosphofructokinase; the encoded protein is MEMKNMIVGQSGGPTAAINSSLYGVVSEGLRQKEFIGRVYGMVNGIEGFLEGHILDFEDALPGDTLEGLKTTPGAYLGSCRYKLPEDLSDPVYPELFAKFEELQIGYVFYIGGNDSMDTVSKLSRYAASAGSDIRFIGEPKTVDNDLVLTDHTPGFGSAARYVASTVREIVIDANVYEKKSVTIIEIMGRHAGWLTAASALARKYKGDNPLLIYLPETAFDQEAFLKKVEECFEKTPNVIVCVSEGIHDDKGTFICEYDNNVGTDTFGHKMLAGCGKYLENLVRNRLGVKARSVELNVSQRCSSSMMSAADQKEAVMAGEFGVRAALRGYTGKMVAYKRTCNLPYAITLGLEDVNEICNKEKTVPVEWITREGSDISDDFIIYALPLIQGTVDVPTGTDGLPAFVYRK
- a CDS encoding ABC transporter ATP-binding protein translates to MSEEKKEVLLEVKHLKKYFDVETNFFGKPTAVLKAVDDVSFKIYKGEALGLVGESGCGKSTIGKMLVDLYKPTAGEILYDGKDISKLSTKERRKYCKDIQLIFQDPYASLNPRMTVGDIIGEPIRINKLMPEDQVEDRVTYLMNCVGLANHQRNRYPHEFSGGQRQRVGIARALAVQPKLIVCDEPVSALDVSIQAQVLNLLDDLKEEFGLTYLFIAHGLNVVKHISDRVGVMYLGKLMEVADKREIYDDPLNPYTQALLSAIPSTDITKKKERIILTGDVPTPINPPAGCRFCSRCFKKTKGCDTVIPELKDNGNGHLVACHLYDK